The sequence TGGGGCGATTTGGAGCAAAAGGGTCTATTTTGTTTCATTGTTTGTGAGTGGAATGTTTTGGCTTTATTTGATGTATAAAATACTCTAAGAGAGAGTAAAATCGCAAGTTTAATTTTTATTGTTTTTGGAATGAAATGCTAAAAAAAATTAAAGATTTTAGTGAGCTTGTTGCCTTTGAACATACGATTTTTTCTGCTCCTTTTATGTTGATTGCGCTATTGTGTGCTTCTTTGCAAAAAAATCATTCTTTGTGGTTTGGGTTTGAAATACTGGGGCTTTGCTTGCTTGCCCTTATCTTTGCACGCAATTTTGCAATGGCTTTTAATCGCTATTTGGATCGTGATATTGATGCAAAAAATGAACGCACAAAAAACCGCCCAAGTGTTGATGGGCGCATTGGAATCAATGCAATGAGGGTTTTGATCATCTTTAATGCACTCGGATTTGTTGGTGTGAGCTATATGATTAATTCCCTTGCTTTTCTTTTGTCTTTCCCCTTTTTGTTTATTTTGGGATTTTATTCCTATATGAAGCGTTTTTCTTGTCTTGCGCATCTTGTGCTTGGATTGAGTTTGGGACTTGCACCCATTGCTGGGTGTATTGCTATTTTGGGTGAGATTCCATTTTGGTGCGTTTTGCTTTCTTTGGGTGTGTTATTTTGGGTAGCAGGATTTGATTTGTTGTATTCTTTGCAAGATATTGAGTTTGATAGAGCTCATCATCTCTATTCTATTCCAAGTGTGTTGGGAATCTATAAAACCTTATGGATCTCGCGGATTTTCCACCTTTTGACTCTTGTGTGTTGGCTTGGATTTATATGGAATTTTCAAGGTGGGTGGCTTGCTTATGTGGGATTATTTGTTTGTGCTTTGATTTTGTTATATGAGCAAATTTTAGTCAGTAGAGATTTTAGAAATATTCCTAAGGCCTTTTTTGTCAGCAATGGATATTTGGGGTTTGTGTTCTTGAGTGCAATGATTTTAGATGGAGTGTTTTGATGGAAGAATTGATTTTGCAGTGTAAGGAGTTGGGATTAGGTTCGCGCATTGTTAGAAGTGCTTTGGAAATAAAGATGAAAGAGGTGGAAGAGATCGGAGGAGAGAGTTTGGAAGAGTTTCACCACCTCAATCAAAAAGAAGAAATGGGGATTGATCGGTGGTTGAGGCTTGCAAAGGGGAGAGAGTATGATGGGGATGAAGTGATGCTAGAGCTTTTGCTTGAAATATATAAAAAGTTAGAGCATATTCAGCAACAGATTTCTCCTACACCCACTTCATTGCTTCACCTTGAGCAATCTTCCCTGACTTGTTATATTGGACATGAGTTTTTATGCCTAAAAGAAAAGATGCAAGAGGGAAAAATGTATTATGCAAGAGTAGATTTACCAAGCTTTCCCAATAAGCTTATTCCTTTTTATTTGAAGATGCTTACTCCCAATATTGCAAGGATTATTAAAATGGGGGAAATGCATACAAGAAGCTATGATAGTTATATAGTAGAATGCGAACGATTAGAGATACGATCTAAAAAAGAGGAGAGGCTATGAGTCTTTGGATAGAACAAAATCTAAATTTGATTTTAAGTGGTTTTATAGGATTGGCTGCATTTTTGATTTTGCTTTTTACTTATTTTAAAGATTTAGAATCCTCAAAGCGATTGGATAAATTTGAAGTTGCTATTGATAATTTATATGATGAGTTTTATAAGATCCAAAAGATTCTAAAAAATCTTCAAGGAGAGCAAGAGGAAAAGACGCAAGAAATCATTGCGCAAATTGAGATGCAAACTAAAGATATCATCACTCACTCTTTGAGTAAAACATATGAACACTTAGAGAGTATTGAACAGCGTGTCAATGATGAGATTAAGATGGCTACTAACAATCTTAGTAGCTTAGATGGGAAGATTAGAGAGCTAGAATTTTTCTCTAGCAATTCTGTCAATAATGTAGATGAAAAAAAGATTCTCTCACTTTTAGAATCAGGCAAAAGCGTGGATGTGATTGCAAAAGAATTGGGGATTACACGCGGTGAAGTTGAGCTTTTGTTGCAACTTTCTAATATTGCCTATAAAGGAGAACAAGCATGACAAATTTTTGTTCAAAGATGTTTGGCAAATTTGCTTCATATCCCTTTCCTCAGCCTTTGCAAAAATGGATCAATCAAGGTTATGTCAAAATATTTGGAATCGATTTGGGGGAGTTTAAACCCGCACAAGATTATCCCACACTCAATCATCTCTTTACGCGTGAGCTTCAAAAAGAGCGTTTTGTTGATATGCAAGAGGATGTATGGGTCTCTCCGACAGATTCGTTGGTGATGGCTAGGGGAAAAGTGGAGCATAACTTGGCAATCCAAATCAAGGGAATGAGTTATGGAGTGAGTGAGTTTTTGGGAGAAGTGGTAGAAGATGGGTATTGTTATCTAAATTTGTATCTATCTCCTAAAGACTATCATCGCTATCATGCACCTTGTGATATGGAGGTAGTGGAGGTGCGCTATTTTGGCGGGGAGCTTTTGCCTGTCAATCAAAAGTCCTTGTTTAAAAATCACAATCTTTTTATACGCAATGAGCGTGTTGTGGTCGTAGCAAAGGATCAAAGAGGAAGAAAATTTTTCTATGTTGCTGTGGGGGCTTTAAATGTGGGACAAATGCTTTTGCATTTTGAGCCAAGGCTACAGACCAATGCTAGAGCAAATGAGTGTATTACATATGCATATCAAGAGCCTGTGAAGATAAAAAAGGGGCGAGAAATGGGAATGTTTAAAATGGGTTCAACTGTTGTGCTGATCGCCTCGGGAGTGAATTTTGAGCTAGAAGAGGGGCGGAGCGTGAAATTTGGAGAGAGAATAGGGAGTTTTGTATGAGAGAAAAAATTAGAGCATTATTGCAAGAATGTGATGCATTGCTTGTTGCACATTATTATCAAAAAGATGAAATTGTTGAAATGGCTGATTTGGTGGGGGATAGTTTGGAGCTTGCAAGAAAGGCGAGTGCAAATCCCCATAAGCTTGTTGTATTTTGTGGAGTGGGATTTATGGGGCAGAGTGTCAAGATCCTTGCTCCACAAAAGCGTGTGATTATGCCACGGCTTGCGTGCTGTTCGATGGCAAGAATGATTGATGATACTTATTATGATGAGAGTATTGCATTGATGCAAAGCTATGGGATCAAAGAGATTTTTCCGATTACTTATATCAACTCAAATGCTCAAGTTAAAGCCAAAGTAGGAGAGATGGGTGGGGTAGTTTGCACAAGTGCAAATGCAAGTAAGATTTTTGAATATGCAAGAAGCCACCAAAAGAAGATTTTCTTCCTCCCAGATAAGTGTTTGGGACTTAATTTGGCTCATAGGTTTAAAATGAAGTCTGCTGTTCTTGGAGTATCAAGCCAAGAAGAGATTCTTGATGCGGATGTGATTTGTTATAACGGATTTTGTTCTGTACATCAGCTTTTTAGTGTAGAAGATATTGAGTTTTATCGTTCAAAATATCCAAATATCTTGATCGTAACGCACCCTGAATGTCCTCCAGAAGTAGTAGAAAGATCAGATTTTGTCGGATCAACAAGCCAGATTATTCAATATGTCACCTCCCTTGATCCTACTCAAAAGGTCGCTGTAGGGACAGAGTTTAATCTTGTCAATCGTTTAAGAAAGCCTCACAATGGAATCAATCATACCTTTGTTCTTTCTGCGACAAAGCCAGAGTGTCCTACGATGAATGAAACGACTTTGGAAGATGTTTTAAAGGTGCTTGAGGCTTACAAAAAGGGAGAACCCTACAATGAAATACAGATTCCACAAGAGATTGGAATCTCTGCCAAAAAAGCACTTGATCGAATGATGGAACTTTCTTAAAAAGAGGATGGAATCTATGGATGATTTGATTGAGGGTTTTATCAAAGAAGCATTGCGTGAAGATTGGGGAAGAGGGGATTTGTTTTCTTTGATTGCAGAAGATCGAGTTGTTGAGGCTTGTGTGATTGCAAAAAGTAGCGGAATTTTTTCTGGAGAGCTTTATCTCAAAACACTTTGTAAAATGCGAGGACTTTCTTTGCTTGAGGCCTTCAGGGATACTCAGGCATTTGAGTATGGAGATGTTTTGGCAAGAATCAAGGGGAGCTATCTTGAGATTTTGAAAGTTGAACGTGTGCTTTTGAATATCCTTCAACATAGCAGTGGGATTGCAACGCATACATATCACTTTGTTCAAAAACTTAAAAATCTCCCTATTTCACTTTTAGATACACGCAAAACGCGCCCATTGCTAAGAAATTTAGAAAAATATTCTGTTCGCAATGGGGGAGGAAAAAATCATCGTTTGGGATTAGATGATGCACTGATGCTGAAAGATACGCATTTACTGTACATCACAGATCTTTGCGAGCTTATTGCTCAGGCAAGAAAAAACCTCCCCTTTCCTTGCAAGATCGAAGTGGAGTGTGAGGGTTTTGAAGAATGTGTTCGAGCTTTTGAGGCCGGTGTTGATATTGTGATGTGTGACAATATGGAGGTCAGTGAGATCAAGCGAGTTGTCCAAATACGCAATGAAAAGTATCCTCTTGTTTTGCTAGAAGCAAGCGGGAATCTATCTTTGGAGAATATCGCTGAATATGCTTCAAGCGGTGTAGATGCCGTTTCTTGTGGAAGTCTTATTCATCAAGCCACTTGGCTAGATATGAGTATGAAGATGGAGAGCAAGTGAGAGAGATCTTTTCTCATCCCTTGTTTGCAGATATCAAGAATCAGGAGCTAGTTTTAAACTCTAGCAAGGTTATGCATTTCAAAAAAGGTCAGAGTATTTTTGAAATGGAGGATCTCCCAAAATATCTGTATATTTTGTTAAGTGGGGTGGTATATGTGTGTGAAAATACATTGGGAGGGAAGCGCAATATTATTGCTGTGTTTGGGGAGAGGGGAGAGTGCTTTGGAGAGGTGATTTTGTTTTTGGATATCCCTTATCCTTATTATACGCTTATGGCTCAAGAGGGTGACGTGCTAGCGATCCCCAAAGAATTTGTTCTTGAGTATATGTCAAAGGCGATGAATAAGATTTTGGCCAGAAAGGCTTTCAATCTTTCGAATAAGATTCAAATCCTTAGCAAAACCTCTTTGAGGGAGAAAATCCTAAATTATTTGAAAATCTATCCAAACACTACACTAAAACGCTATGAGCTTGCTGAGTTTCTAGGAGTTTCACGCCCCGCTCTTTCTAAAGAAATCTTATCAATGATTAAAGAGGGGATTATCATTGAGCATCATAAGCAAATCCAGATTTGCAAGTCAAGATAAACCAATTAAGCAAAAGATATAAGAGGGGAGGGGAATCAATGAGGGAAATCTTATAAACAATCAAGGATTGCTATTTGGATGAAATATGCAGGGGGATTTGTCAAAATGTAATCTAGATTACCGACAGGATTTGTTTTTTTCTCTAATATCTCTCCGCATTTTGTAGTTTGTATAAAAAGGAGAAAGCGATGTTGGATCAAAATACAATTGATATCGTTAAATCAACAGCACCTATTTTGAAAGAAAGGGGCGAAGAGATTACGCAAGAATTTTATCGTGATATGTTTGAGCGTTATCCTGAGGTCA comes from Helicobacter kayseriensis and encodes:
- the nadA gene encoding quinolinate synthase NadA, whose product is MREKIRALLQECDALLVAHYYQKDEIVEMADLVGDSLELARKASANPHKLVVFCGVGFMGQSVKILAPQKRVIMPRLACCSMARMIDDTYYDESIALMQSYGIKEIFPITYINSNAQVKAKVGEMGGVVCTSANASKIFEYARSHQKKIFFLPDKCLGLNLAHRFKMKSAVLGVSSQEEILDADVICYNGFCSVHQLFSVEDIEFYRSKYPNILIVTHPECPPEVVERSDFVGSTSQIIQYVTSLDPTQKVAVGTEFNLVNRLRKPHNGINHTFVLSATKPECPTMNETTLEDVLKVLEAYKKGEPYNEIQIPQEIGISAKKALDRMMELS
- a CDS encoding phosphatidylserine decarboxylase, producing the protein MTNFCSKMFGKFASYPFPQPLQKWINQGYVKIFGIDLGEFKPAQDYPTLNHLFTRELQKERFVDMQEDVWVSPTDSLVMARGKVEHNLAIQIKGMSYGVSEFLGEVVEDGYCYLNLYLSPKDYHRYHAPCDMEVVEVRYFGGELLPVNQKSLFKNHNLFIRNERVVVVAKDQRGRKFFYVAVGALNVGQMLLHFEPRLQTNARANECITYAYQEPVKIKKGREMGMFKMGSTVVLIASGVNFELEEGRSVKFGERIGSFV
- a CDS encoding DUF6115 domain-containing protein — its product is MSLWIEQNLNLILSGFIGLAAFLILLFTYFKDLESSKRLDKFEVAIDNLYDEFYKIQKILKNLQGEQEEKTQEIIAQIEMQTKDIITHSLSKTYEHLESIEQRVNDEIKMATNNLSSLDGKIRELEFFSSNSVNNVDEKKILSLLESGKSVDVIAKELGITRGEVELLLQLSNIAYKGEQA
- a CDS encoding Crp/Fnr family transcriptional regulator, which translates into the protein MREIFSHPLFADIKNQELVLNSSKVMHFKKGQSIFEMEDLPKYLYILLSGVVYVCENTLGGKRNIIAVFGERGECFGEVILFLDIPYPYYTLMAQEGDVLAIPKEFVLEYMSKAMNKILARKAFNLSNKIQILSKTSLREKILNYLKIYPNTTLKRYELAEFLGVSRPALSKEILSMIKEGIIIEHHKQIQICKSR
- the nadC gene encoding carboxylating nicotinate-nucleotide diphosphorylase; translation: MDDLIEGFIKEALREDWGRGDLFSLIAEDRVVEACVIAKSSGIFSGELYLKTLCKMRGLSLLEAFRDTQAFEYGDVLARIKGSYLEILKVERVLLNILQHSSGIATHTYHFVQKLKNLPISLLDTRKTRPLLRNLEKYSVRNGGGKNHRLGLDDALMLKDTHLLYITDLCELIAQARKNLPFPCKIEVECEGFEECVRAFEAGVDIVMCDNMEVSEIKRVVQIRNEKYPLVLLEASGNLSLENIAEYASSGVDAVSCGSLIHQATWLDMSMKMESK
- the mqnP gene encoding menaquinone biosynthesis prenyltransferase MqnP, yielding MLKKIKDFSELVAFEHTIFSAPFMLIALLCASLQKNHSLWFGFEILGLCLLALIFARNFAMAFNRYLDRDIDAKNERTKNRPSVDGRIGINAMRVLIIFNALGFVGVSYMINSLAFLLSFPFLFILGFYSYMKRFSCLAHLVLGLSLGLAPIAGCIAILGEIPFWCVLLSLGVLFWVAGFDLLYSLQDIEFDRAHHLYSIPSVLGIYKTLWISRIFHLLTLVCWLGFIWNFQGGWLAYVGLFVCALILLYEQILVSRDFRNIPKAFFVSNGYLGFVFLSAMILDGVF